A section of the Streptomyces sp. NBC_00178 genome encodes:
- a CDS encoding M23 family metallopeptidase yields MNDQHPHAGYVDYDTHTGSFDTDPLFGNLTGPHDAGHETYGGGYPTYDGYGATESGAWDTGAHQQATYDAYGLQAHPQAQAHPQAQAHPQAQQGYDTTGAWTPEASVPAQYGTDDATGPWDTAGWDHTGAADQWAAGDTGAFATTTFENTAYTTGTYSAPAFETAGYESYTAPETGTYDATAWNTGATPGSTAYAPEQTSYAAYEHQASPYDSYETGEFAAHDLTGSHDTAVSYDMPGSHDETATAQGGQDDPYAPEPDAYDVPAAYADDLAQTAVHDAGAVHTDDHDGDLHAEAAEQIPDVVGLTAGAGSAAARPVTRSATRGGGRGRRRTPAKRSALLTVAVPSACVMSVAGIAAASVGGVGGADETKDETTSMAAADTATTRTAVANNALDTQLAALNADAENFADRASRTQERLDLKERQAAEKKKREEEAARREALRPKFALPVSQHGLSATYGQAGVNWMSVHTGIDFPVTFGTPVMAATDGTVRTQWNSAYGNMAIVTAADGTETWYCHLSTTKIRSGSVKAGDVIAYSGSSGNSTGPHLHFEVRPGGGSAIDPMPWLRSHGLNPN; encoded by the coding sequence GTGAACGACCAGCACCCCCACGCCGGGTACGTCGATTACGACACCCACACCGGCAGCTTCGACACCGACCCGCTCTTCGGGAACCTGACCGGCCCCCACGACGCCGGCCACGAGACGTACGGCGGCGGTTACCCCACCTACGACGGCTACGGCGCCACCGAATCCGGCGCCTGGGACACCGGGGCACACCAGCAGGCCACGTACGACGCCTACGGCCTCCAGGCCCATCCGCAGGCGCAGGCCCATCCGCAGGCGCAGGCCCATCCGCAGGCGCAGCAGGGTTACGACACCACGGGGGCCTGGACGCCCGAAGCGTCGGTCCCGGCCCAGTACGGCACCGACGACGCGACGGGCCCGTGGGACACGGCCGGTTGGGACCACACCGGCGCGGCGGACCAGTGGGCCGCGGGAGACACCGGCGCCTTCGCCACCACGACCTTCGAGAACACGGCCTACACGACCGGGACGTACAGCGCCCCCGCCTTCGAGACCGCGGGGTACGAGAGCTACACGGCACCCGAGACCGGCACGTACGACGCCACCGCCTGGAACACCGGCGCCACGCCCGGGAGCACCGCGTACGCTCCCGAACAGACGTCGTATGCCGCGTACGAACACCAGGCGTCCCCCTACGACTCCTACGAGACGGGCGAGTTCGCCGCGCACGACCTCACCGGGTCGCACGACACCGCCGTCTCCTACGACATGCCCGGCTCGCACGACGAGACCGCGACGGCGCAGGGCGGGCAGGACGACCCGTACGCCCCGGAGCCCGACGCCTACGACGTGCCCGCGGCCTATGCCGACGACCTCGCGCAGACGGCCGTCCACGACGCCGGAGCCGTGCACACCGACGACCACGACGGGGATCTCCACGCGGAGGCCGCCGAGCAGATCCCCGACGTCGTCGGCCTGACGGCCGGCGCCGGGTCCGCCGCCGCGCGCCCCGTGACCCGCTCCGCGACGCGCGGGGGCGGCCGGGGACGCCGTCGCACTCCCGCGAAGCGCTCCGCGCTCCTCACCGTCGCCGTGCCCTCCGCCTGCGTCATGAGCGTCGCGGGCATCGCCGCCGCGTCCGTGGGCGGCGTGGGCGGGGCGGACGAGACGAAGGACGAGACCACGTCGATGGCGGCGGCCGACACCGCCACCACCCGGACCGCCGTCGCCAACAACGCGCTGGACACCCAGCTGGCCGCGCTCAACGCCGACGCCGAGAACTTCGCCGACCGTGCCAGCCGCACCCAGGAGCGCCTCGACCTGAAGGAGCGCCAGGCGGCGGAGAAGAAGAAGCGCGAGGAGGAGGCTGCCCGCCGCGAGGCCCTGCGTCCCAAGTTCGCGCTGCCCGTCTCGCAGCACGGCCTCAGCGCCACCTACGGCCAGGCCGGGGTGAACTGGATGTCCGTCCACACCGGTATCGACTTCCCGGTGACCTTCGGCACGCCCGTGATGGCGGCCACCGACGGCACCGTGCGCACCCAGTGGAACAGCGCCTACGGCAACATGGCCATCGTCACCGCCGCCGACGGCACGGAGACCTGGTACTGCCACCTCAGCACGACCAAGATCCGGTCGGGTTCGGTCAAGGCGGGCGACGTCATCGCCTATTCGGGCAGCTCCGGCAACTCCACCGGCCCGCACCTGCACTTCGAGGTACGGCCCGGTGGCGGCTCGGCGATCGACCCGATGCCGTGGCTCCGCAGCCACGGCCTCAACCCGAACTGA